From Humibacter ginsenosidimutans, a single genomic window includes:
- a CDS encoding nuclear transport factor 2 family protein — protein sequence MTTSAMAGSQGEHEEDETKGRTNMDETTAVEDARDGATTPSQVVTGFVAAFGTREAARLAPYLHEDIEFQAYGDAPVHGRDAVLAIWAGVFASMAAVEFRTLNRATNGDLVIEEQVHGLGLPGRPVAPIRNMAVYRVQHGRIIEWRDYTNPEYARTLM from the coding sequence ATGACGACGAGCGCGATGGCGGGGTCGCAAGGCGAACACGAAGAAGACGAGACGAAGGGACGAACGAACATGGATGAGACGACGGCCGTCGAGGACGCACGAGACGGCGCGACCACGCCGAGTCAGGTGGTGACCGGATTCGTGGCCGCGTTCGGCACGAGGGAGGCCGCCCGGCTCGCGCCCTATCTGCACGAGGACATCGAGTTCCAGGCCTACGGCGACGCGCCGGTGCACGGCCGGGATGCCGTGCTCGCGATCTGGGCCGGCGTCTTCGCGTCGATGGCCGCGGTGGAGTTCAGAACGTTGAACCGTGCCACGAACGGCGACTTGGTGATCGAGGAGCAGGTGCACGGTCTTGGGTTGCCGGGCCGGCCGGTGGCGCCCATCCGCAACATGGCCGTGTACCGGGTGCAGCACGGTCGCATCATCGAGTGGCGCGACTACACGAACCCGGAGTACGCGCGGACGCTGATGTGA
- a CDS encoding SDR family NAD(P)-dependent oxidoreductase produces MTQRLNERLHGKTALVTGSTSNIGRAIATRFAASGAHVVVSGRDVERGEAVVAAIRRDGGRADFVRADLDGSAAASRALAEAARRLLGGRIDVLVNNAGIFPASDTSTTDEETFDRVYAVNVKAPFFLTQAIAPMMAAAGGGVIVNLGSWVARQGLSVGTLYSSTKGALETLTRAWSSEFADAGIRVNAVAPGVIRTPDLASDEEYPGEAFMVGTPAGRAGHPDAIAAAALYLASDDAAFVHGTVLDVDGGRIGVAVVAEEAA; encoded by the coding sequence ATGACACAACGACTGAACGAAAGACTGCACGGAAAGACAGCGCTCGTCACGGGCTCGACCAGCAACATCGGACGAGCGATTGCGACGCGGTTCGCCGCGTCCGGAGCACACGTGGTCGTCTCGGGACGCGACGTCGAGCGCGGCGAAGCCGTCGTGGCAGCGATCCGTCGCGACGGAGGTCGCGCGGACTTCGTGCGCGCCGACCTCGACGGGAGCGCAGCGGCGAGCCGTGCGCTCGCGGAGGCGGCACGGAGGCTGCTCGGCGGGCGTATCGATGTGCTCGTGAACAACGCCGGCATCTTCCCGGCCTCCGACACGTCGACGACCGACGAGGAGACGTTCGACCGCGTGTATGCGGTCAACGTGAAGGCACCCTTCTTTCTCACCCAGGCGATCGCCCCGATGATGGCGGCCGCGGGTGGCGGTGTCATCGTCAATCTCGGCAGCTGGGTCGCGCGGCAGGGTCTGTCGGTCGGCACCCTCTACAGCTCGACGAAGGGCGCGCTCGAGACGCTGACCCGTGCGTGGTCGTCGGAGTTCGCCGATGCGGGCATTCGCGTGAACGCCGTCGCTCCCGGAGTGATCCGCACGCCCGATCTGGCTTCGGACGAGGAGTACCCGGGAGAGGCCTTCATGGTCGGAACACCTGCGGGCCGAGCGGGGCACCCGGATGCCATCGCCGCGGCAGCCCTGTATCTCGCTTCCGACGACGCGGCGTTCGTGCACGGCACCGTGCTCGATGTCGACGGAGGCCGCATCGGGGTCGCCGTGGTCGCGGAGGAGGCGGCATGA
- a CDS encoding multifunctional oxoglutarate decarboxylase/oxoglutarate dehydrogenase thiamine pyrophosphate-binding subunit/dihydrolipoyllysine-residue succinyltransferase subunit: MSSQLTGVGTDDSASGEFGANEWLVDELYEQYIVDKNSVDKSWWPILETYTPGKATTPATVPAEGSAVSAPPEQQPSVPAQNEAPAATQAEPAPAAAAQAPAAPAASAPPAAPVQDAGPTPTTPIPVVEAPATQPVARTTSVAPRPAPVPADAPVTSPQSVVRTGDEAEEERQPVVTPLRGMAKTLASNMDTSLTVPTATSVRTIPAKLMIDNRIVINNHMARTRGGKVSFTHLIGWALIQALKEFPSQNVFYDVVDGKPSVVSPAHVGLGIAIDLPKPDGSRALMVPAIKRAESLTFGEYLSAYEDLVKRARANKLTADDFSGASISLTNPGGIGTVHSVPRLMKGQGCIIGAGALEYPAEFQGSSLKTLTTLGIGKTITLTSTYDHRVIQGAGSGEFLKVVHELLIGKRDFYEDIFAALRIPYDPIHWAEDISVDLASSVDKTARVQELINAFRVRGHLMADIDPLEYKQRTHPDLDIATHGLTFWDLDRQFVTGRFGGDKRTMLLRDILGVLRDSYCRTVGIEYMHIQDPAQRKWIQDHVEVPYEKPTHDEQLRILGKLNEAEAFETFLQTKYVGQKRFSLEGGESTIALLDSILQEAAQDGLDEVAIGMAHRGRLNVLTNIAGKTYGQIFREFEGTQDPRTVGGSGDVKYHLGTEGTFTGANGEEIAVYLAANPSHLEVVDGVLEGIARAKQDRRPAGTFLTLPILIHGDAAMAGQGIVVETMQMSQLRAYRTGGTVHVNINNQVGFTTPPSEGRTSVYATDVAKTIQAPIFHVNGDDPEAVVRVAELAYKFRQEFKKDVVIDLICYRRRGHNEGDDPSMTQPLMYNLIEAKRSVRRLYTEALVGRGDISEEEYEQAHKDFQERLEHAFAETHAAQTGSIPVVSGDPDAINDLERPDAQQDAATGELETTGVSDAAIEVIGQAFDNKPAGFTVHPKLQQLLTKRVEMTKSGNIDWAMGELLALGSLLLEGTPVRLVGQDSRRGTFVQRQAVLHDRVNGQEWLPLANLSDNQARFWIYDSLLSEYAAMGFEYGYSVERPDALVLWEAQFGDFGNGAQTVIDEFVSSAEQKWGQRSSLVLLLPHGYEGQGPDHSSARIERYLQLCAENNMTVARPSTPASYFHLLRRQAYARPRKPLVVFTPKAMLRLRGATSEVADFTTGAFQPVIDDQRGLDKNAVKRVLVMSGKVYYDAKAELDKNPNDQIALVRAEQFYPFPANELTSVLGSYPNAEVFWLQDEPENQGAWIFMALEAAKAGLPPFGVFSRAASASPATGSAKRHAQEQTDLIKRAVTL, translated from the coding sequence GTGTCGAGCCAGTTGACCGGTGTAGGAACAGACGACAGCGCGTCGGGAGAATTCGGAGCCAACGAGTGGCTCGTCGACGAGTTGTACGAGCAGTACATCGTCGACAAGAACTCCGTCGACAAGTCGTGGTGGCCCATTCTCGAGACGTACACGCCGGGCAAGGCGACGACGCCGGCCACGGTGCCCGCCGAGGGCTCTGCAGTGTCCGCACCGCCGGAGCAGCAGCCGTCGGTTCCGGCCCAGAACGAGGCTCCGGCCGCGACACAGGCCGAGCCCGCTCCCGCCGCAGCCGCGCAGGCGCCCGCTGCACCGGCGGCATCCGCACCGCCCGCCGCCCCCGTGCAGGATGCCGGCCCCACCCCGACGACGCCCATTCCGGTCGTGGAGGCCCCCGCCACCCAGCCCGTAGCCCGCACCACCTCGGTCGCTCCGCGCCCCGCACCGGTTCCCGCCGATGCTCCTGTGACCTCACCGCAGTCCGTGGTGCGCACCGGTGACGAGGCCGAAGAGGAGCGTCAGCCGGTCGTCACCCCGCTGCGCGGCATGGCGAAGACCCTCGCCAGCAACATGGACACCAGCCTCACGGTGCCCACCGCGACGAGCGTGCGCACCATCCCCGCGAAGCTGATGATCGACAACCGCATCGTCATCAACAACCACATGGCACGCACCCGCGGCGGCAAGGTGAGCTTCACGCACCTCATCGGCTGGGCGCTCATCCAGGCGCTCAAGGAGTTCCCGAGCCAGAACGTCTTCTACGACGTGGTCGACGGCAAGCCGTCGGTCGTCTCCCCCGCGCACGTGGGTCTCGGCATCGCCATCGACCTGCCGAAGCCCGACGGCTCCCGTGCCCTGATGGTGCCGGCGATCAAGCGTGCCGAGTCGCTCACGTTCGGCGAGTATCTCAGCGCGTACGAAGACCTCGTCAAGCGGGCCCGCGCCAACAAGCTCACCGCCGACGACTTCAGCGGCGCGAGCATCTCGCTCACCAACCCGGGCGGCATCGGCACCGTGCATTCGGTGCCGCGCCTCATGAAGGGCCAGGGCTGCATCATCGGCGCGGGTGCCCTCGAGTACCCCGCCGAGTTCCAGGGCTCGAGCCTCAAGACGCTCACCACGCTCGGCATCGGCAAGACCATCACGCTCACCAGCACCTACGATCACCGCGTCATCCAGGGTGCGGGCTCCGGCGAGTTCCTCAAGGTCGTGCACGAGCTGCTCATCGGCAAGCGCGACTTCTACGAGGACATCTTCGCCGCGCTGCGCATCCCGTACGACCCGATCCACTGGGCCGAGGACATCAGCGTCGACCTGGCCAGCTCGGTCGACAAGACGGCGCGAGTGCAGGAGCTCATCAACGCGTTCCGCGTGCGCGGCCACCTGATGGCCGACATCGACCCGCTGGAGTACAAGCAGCGCACGCACCCCGATCTCGACATCGCCACCCACGGGCTCACGTTCTGGGACCTCGACCGTCAGTTCGTCACGGGCCGGTTCGGCGGCGACAAGCGCACGATGCTGCTGCGCGACATCCTCGGCGTGCTCCGCGACTCGTACTGCCGCACGGTGGGCATCGAGTACATGCACATCCAGGACCCTGCACAGCGCAAATGGATCCAGGACCACGTCGAGGTGCCCTACGAGAAGCCGACGCACGATGAGCAGCTGCGCATCCTCGGCAAGCTCAACGAGGCAGAGGCGTTCGAGACGTTCCTGCAGACCAAGTACGTGGGTCAGAAGCGCTTCAGCCTCGAGGGCGGCGAGTCGACGATCGCCCTGCTCGACTCGATCCTGCAGGAGGCCGCGCAGGACGGCCTCGACGAGGTGGCCATCGGCATGGCCCACCGCGGTCGTCTCAATGTGCTGACCAACATCGCCGGCAAGACCTACGGCCAGATCTTCCGCGAGTTCGAGGGCACGCAAGACCCGCGCACGGTCGGCGGATCGGGCGACGTCAAGTACCACCTCGGCACGGAGGGCACCTTCACGGGCGCCAACGGCGAGGAGATCGCCGTGTACCTCGCGGCGAACCCGTCGCACCTCGAGGTCGTCGACGGCGTGCTCGAGGGCATCGCCCGCGCCAAGCAGGACAGGCGACCGGCCGGCACGTTCCTCACGCTGCCCATCCTCATCCACGGCGACGCGGCGATGGCAGGCCAGGGCATCGTGGTCGAGACCATGCAGATGTCGCAGCTGCGCGCGTACCGCACAGGCGGCACGGTGCACGTCAACATCAACAACCAGGTCGGCTTCACGACGCCGCCGAGCGAGGGCCGCACCTCGGTCTACGCCACCGACGTGGCCAAGACCATCCAGGCGCCCATCTTCCACGTGAACGGCGATGACCCGGAGGCCGTCGTGCGCGTCGCCGAGCTCGCGTACAAGTTCCGCCAGGAGTTCAAGAAAGACGTCGTCATCGACCTCATCTGCTACCGCCGCCGCGGGCACAACGAGGGCGACGACCCATCGATGACCCAGCCGCTGATGTACAACCTCATCGAGGCCAAGCGTTCGGTGCGTCGTCTCTACACCGAGGCTCTCGTCGGCCGCGGCGACATCTCCGAGGAGGAGTACGAGCAGGCGCACAAGGACTTCCAGGAGCGGCTCGAGCACGCGTTCGCCGAGACGCACGCGGCACAGACCGGATCCATCCCCGTCGTCTCCGGTGACCCCGACGCCATCAACGATCTGGAGCGTCCCGACGCTCAGCAGGATGCCGCGACCGGCGAACTCGAGACGACCGGCGTTTCCGACGCCGCCATCGAGGTCATCGGGCAGGCGTTCGACAACAAGCCCGCCGGCTTCACCGTGCACCCGAAGCTGCAGCAGCTGCTCACCAAGCGCGTCGAGATGACCAAGAGCGGCAACATCGACTGGGCGATGGGCGAACTGCTCGCGCTCGGCTCACTGCTGCTGGAGGGCACTCCGGTGCGCCTCGTCGGGCAGGACTCGCGCCGCGGCACGTTCGTGCAGCGCCAGGCCGTGCTGCACGACAGGGTGAACGGCCAGGAGTGGCTGCCGCTGGCCAACCTGAGCGACAACCAGGCGCGGTTCTGGATCTACGACTCGCTGCTCAGCGAGTACGCGGCGATGGGCTTCGAGTACGGCTATTCCGTGGAGCGTCCGGATGCCCTCGTGCTCTGGGAGGCGCAGTTCGGCGACTTCGGCAACGGCGCCCAGACCGTGATCGACGAGTTCGTCTCCTCCGCCGAGCAGAAGTGGGGTCAGCGTTCCTCGCTGGTGCTGCTGCTCCCGCACGGCTACGAGGGTCAGGGACCCGACCACTCCTCCGCGCGCATCGAGCGCTATCTGCAGTTGTGCGCGGAGAACAACATGACGGTGGCACGGCCCTCCACTCCGGCGTCGTACTTCCACCTGCTGCGCAGGCAGGCGTATGCGCGTCCGCGCAAGCCGCTCGTCGTCTTCACGCCGAAGGCGATGCTGCGACTGCGTGGGGCGACGAGCGAGGTCGCCGACTTCACGACCGGGGCGTTCCAGCCGGTCATCGACGATCAGCGCGGCCTCGACAAGAACGCCGTGAAGCGCGTGCTCGTCATGTCGGGCAAGGTCTACTACGACGCCAAGGCGGAGCTCGACAAGAACCCGAACGACCAGATCGCACTGGTTCGCGCGGAGCAGTTCTACCCGTTCCCGGCGAACGAGTTGACGTCCGTGCTCGGCTCCTACCCGAACGCCGAGGTCTTCTGGCTGCAGGATGAGCCCGAGAACCAGGGCGCGTGGATCTTCATGGCGCTCGAGGCGGCCAAGGCCGGACTCCCGCCGTTCGGCGTGTTCTCGCGCGCGGCGTCCGCTTCACCCGCGACGGGTTCGGCGAAGCGTCACGCCCAGGAGCAGACCGACCTCATCAAGCGGGCCGTCACGCTGTAG
- the aroA gene encoding 3-phosphoshikimate 1-carboxyvinyltransferase, with protein sequence MLISKYSAPDFDPYGDQAPEEPDALWAAPTAVAPLRARLGLPGSKSITNRELVLAALADGPSLLRAPLHSKDSANMVGALRALGVRIEEREGSGAFGADWLVTPGELIGSTTIDCGQAGTVMRFVPPVAALGLGPTVFDADDSARGRPMGGIVNALRALGVDIDDAGRGGLPFTVHGTGRVAGGAIEIDASASSQFVSALLLSAASFDDGLHLTHVGERLPSLPHIEMTIDALAQRGVTVQSPRVGEWIVAPGAIAARDVDIEPDLSNAAPFLAAALVTGGSVTITGWPDATTQVGADLAGILPAFGATVELSDGALTVRGGDGIHGSDLDLTTGGELAPTVAGLAALADTPSTITGIGHIRHHETDRLAALVAEINALGGEAEELDDGLRITPRPLHGGVWHSYDDHRMSTTGAVIGLAVEGVQVENVEATHKTLPQFTTLWRDLVAGSSGTPDAIAS encoded by the coding sequence ATGCTGATCTCGAAATATTCCGCTCCGGACTTCGACCCGTACGGCGACCAGGCCCCCGAGGAGCCGGATGCCCTCTGGGCGGCCCCGACGGCCGTCGCGCCCCTGCGCGCCCGCCTCGGGCTGCCGGGGTCGAAGTCGATCACGAACCGGGAACTCGTGCTCGCGGCCCTCGCGGACGGCCCGTCGCTGCTGCGCGCTCCTCTGCACTCGAAGGACAGCGCCAACATGGTCGGCGCGCTGCGTGCGCTCGGGGTGCGCATCGAGGAGCGCGAGGGATCCGGCGCCTTCGGCGCCGACTGGCTGGTGACGCCGGGCGAGCTCATCGGCAGCACGACCATCGACTGCGGGCAGGCGGGCACCGTGATGCGCTTCGTTCCCCCGGTTGCCGCGTTGGGGCTCGGACCGACCGTCTTCGACGCCGACGACTCCGCCCGCGGCCGCCCGATGGGCGGCATCGTCAACGCTCTTCGCGCCCTGGGCGTCGACATCGACGACGCGGGTCGCGGCGGGCTGCCGTTCACCGTGCACGGCACGGGACGCGTCGCCGGCGGCGCCATCGAGATCGATGCGTCGGCATCCAGCCAGTTCGTCTCCGCGCTGCTGCTCTCCGCGGCGAGCTTCGACGACGGCCTGCACCTCACGCACGTCGGCGAGCGACTGCCGAGCCTGCCGCACATCGAGATGACCATCGACGCTCTCGCGCAGCGCGGCGTCACCGTGCAGAGTCCGCGCGTCGGCGAATGGATCGTCGCGCCCGGCGCGATCGCCGCACGCGACGTCGACATCGAACCCGATCTCTCCAACGCGGCGCCGTTCCTCGCGGCGGCGCTCGTCACGGGCGGCAGCGTGACGATCACGGGCTGGCCGGATGCCACCACGCAGGTGGGCGCGGATCTCGCGGGCATCCTCCCCGCGTTCGGCGCGACCGTGGAGCTGTCTGACGGGGCGCTGACCGTACGCGGCGGCGACGGCATCCACGGGTCCGACCTCGACCTCACCACGGGCGGCGAGCTGGCGCCGACGGTCGCCGGGCTCGCGGCTCTCGCTGACACGCCGAGCACCATCACGGGCATCGGCCACATCCGCCACCACGAGACGGACCGGCTCGCGGCACTCGTCGCCGAGATCAACGCGCTCGGCGGAGAGGCCGAGGAGCTCGACGACGGGCTGCGCATCACGCCTCGTCCGCTGCACGGTGGCGTCTGGCACAGCTACGACGACCACCGCATGTCGACCACCGGCGCCGTGATCGGTCTCGCCGTCGAAGGCGTGCAGGTCGAGAACGTCGAGGCGACGCACAAGACGCTGCCCCAGTTCACGACCCTGTGGCGCGATCTGGTCGCCGGCTCCTCCGGCACGCCGGACGCGATCGCGAGCTGA
- the bcp gene encoding thioredoxin-dependent thiol peroxidase produces the protein MSDTTATRLAAGDTAPDFTLLDQDGNEVSLHDYAGRDVIVYFYPAAMTPGCTKEACDFRDNLNSLASAGYQVLGISKDAPAKLAEFRDRDNLNFPLLSDVDLAVHKSYGAYGEKSLYGKLITGVLRSTFVVNGDGGIRLALYNVKATGHVASLRKKLGLAA, from the coding sequence ATGAGCGACACCACTGCGACCCGCCTCGCCGCGGGCGACACGGCCCCCGACTTCACGCTGCTCGACCAGGACGGCAACGAGGTGTCGTTGCACGACTACGCCGGTCGCGACGTCATCGTCTACTTCTACCCGGCCGCCATGACGCCGGGCTGCACCAAGGAGGCCTGCGACTTCCGCGACAACCTCAACTCGCTGGCTTCCGCGGGCTACCAGGTGCTGGGCATCTCGAAGGACGCCCCTGCGAAGCTCGCCGAGTTCCGCGACCGCGACAACTTGAACTTCCCGCTGCTGTCCGACGTCGACCTGGCCGTGCACAAGAGCTACGGCGCGTACGGCGAGAAGTCGCTCTACGGCAAGCTGATCACCGGTGTGCTGCGCTCGACATTCGTCGTGAACGGCGACGGAGGCATCCGGCTCGCGCTCTACAACGTGAAGGCCACGGGGCACGTCGCCTCGCTGCGCAAGAAGCTCGGGCTGGCCGCCTGA
- a CDS encoding GuaB1 family IMP dehydrogenase-related protein, which yields MRFYGTAPTHDLTYSDVFLVPSRSNVASRLDVSLAPGDGTGATIPIVASNMNSVTGPRLAATLARRGGLGVLPQDMHPQDLEAAIEWVKAQPVLFDSPFAMSTDETVADALELVPPMPGQGIVLHDAKGAYAGCLAATDLAAALPEARLGELLHGSLPSIDDEDVPDARAAFDLLDAAGLDFAPVLDHGRVVGTVSRTSALRSTIYTPALDTHGRLRVAAAIGINGDVAGRAKALVATGVDVLVLDTAHGDQDGMRRAIHTVAALGLGVPIVAGNVVTEQAVRDLVAAGADILKVGVGPGAMCTTRMMTAVGRPQFSAVLETSETARELGAHVWADGGVRYPRDVALAIAAGGASVMIGSWFAGTVEAPGRLQADEAGALYKESWGMASTKAVQQRFERLDAYDRARKQLFAEGISSSRIYLDPLRPSVEDLLDMITTGLRSSFTYAGARTLAEFHDRALVGIQSAAGYEEGKALPVSW from the coding sequence ATGCGGTTCTATGGAACGGCGCCAACGCACGATCTGACGTACTCCGACGTGTTCCTGGTGCCCAGCAGGTCGAATGTGGCGAGCCGGCTCGACGTGTCTCTCGCACCCGGGGACGGCACGGGAGCAACGATTCCCATCGTCGCCTCGAACATGAACTCGGTCACGGGGCCCAGGCTCGCGGCCACGCTCGCGAGGCGCGGCGGTCTGGGCGTGCTGCCGCAGGACATGCATCCCCAAGACCTCGAGGCGGCGATCGAGTGGGTGAAGGCGCAGCCCGTGCTCTTCGACTCGCCGTTCGCGATGAGCACCGACGAGACCGTCGCCGACGCGCTCGAGCTCGTTCCGCCGATGCCGGGGCAGGGCATCGTGCTGCACGACGCGAAGGGCGCCTATGCGGGATGCCTCGCGGCCACCGATCTCGCCGCGGCGCTCCCCGAGGCGCGGCTGGGCGAGCTTCTGCACGGATCTCTTCCCTCCATCGATGACGAGGACGTCCCGGATGCCCGTGCCGCGTTCGATCTGCTCGACGCGGCGGGCCTCGACTTCGCACCCGTGCTCGACCACGGACGCGTCGTCGGCACGGTCAGCCGCACCAGCGCTCTGCGCTCCACCATCTACACGCCGGCGCTCGACACGCACGGCAGGCTGCGCGTCGCGGCCGCCATCGGGATCAACGGCGACGTGGCCGGGCGAGCGAAGGCGCTCGTGGCGACAGGGGTCGACGTGCTCGTGCTCGACACCGCGCACGGCGACCAGGACGGCATGCGGCGTGCCATCCACACCGTGGCCGCGCTCGGCCTCGGGGTGCCGATCGTCGCGGGCAACGTGGTGACCGAGCAGGCGGTGCGCGACTTGGTAGCGGCGGGGGCGGACATCCTCAAGGTCGGCGTCGGCCCTGGAGCCATGTGCACGACGCGCATGATGACGGCCGTCGGCCGCCCGCAGTTCTCGGCCGTGCTGGAGACCAGCGAGACGGCGCGCGAGCTCGGCGCGCACGTGTGGGCGGACGGCGGCGTGCGGTACCCGCGCGACGTGGCGCTCGCGATCGCCGCTGGCGGGGCATCCGTGATGATCGGGTCGTGGTTCGCGGGAACCGTCGAGGCTCCCGGACGGCTTCAGGCCGACGAGGCGGGCGCGCTCTACAAGGAGAGCTGGGGCATGGCGTCGACGAAGGCGGTGCAGCAGCGCTTCGAGCGCCTGGATGCCTACGACCGCGCCCGCAAGCAGCTGTTCGCCGAGGGCATCTCGAGTTCGCGCATCTACCTCGACCCGCTGCGCCCGTCGGTGGAAGACCTGCTCGACATGATCACGACGGGCCTGCGCAGCTCGTTCACGTATGCGGGCGCACGCACGCTGGCGGAATTCCACGACCGGGCGCTGGTGGGCATCCAGTCGGCGGCGGGTTACGAGGAGGGCAAGGCGCTGCCGGTCAGCTGGTGA
- the rsgA gene encoding ribosome small subunit-dependent GTPase A codes for MSWWDTDDEDEPYDEYDETSVRVRPNPKGNRPRTKMRPDHDDAVVARVLGVDRGRYTVLVDENTADEHEAIAARASELRRQAVVTGDRVDLVGDASGDEGTLARIVRIRERSTLLRRSADDTDAVERVIVANADQMLIVVAAANPEPRTRLVDRYLVAAYDAGITPLLCVTKTDLADPAPFLANFAGLDLPVFLSTTGAGGDHADAVDGIPLDELFHALAGHDTVAVGHSGVGKSTLVNALVPDAHRATGHVNEVTGRGRHTSSSTISLRLRTPYGDGWIIDTPGVRSFGLGHVDRANILKAFTDLAAIAENCPRGCTHLPDAPDCAIIEAVDAGELGELGPARLDSLQRLLATFA; via the coding sequence GTGAGCTGGTGGGACACGGACGACGAAGACGAGCCGTACGACGAGTACGACGAGACGTCGGTGCGCGTGCGCCCCAATCCCAAGGGCAACCGACCGCGCACGAAGATGCGGCCAGACCATGACGATGCGGTGGTGGCACGGGTGCTCGGCGTCGATCGCGGTCGCTACACGGTGCTCGTCGACGAGAACACGGCCGACGAGCATGAGGCCATCGCGGCCAGGGCGAGCGAGCTGCGCAGACAGGCGGTCGTCACGGGCGACCGCGTCGACCTCGTCGGAGACGCCAGCGGCGACGAGGGCACGCTGGCACGCATCGTGCGCATCCGTGAGCGCAGCACCCTGCTGCGCCGCAGCGCAGACGACACGGACGCCGTCGAGCGCGTCATCGTGGCCAACGCAGATCAGATGCTCATCGTTGTCGCGGCCGCCAACCCGGAGCCCCGCACCCGCCTCGTCGACCGCTATCTGGTGGCCGCCTACGACGCCGGCATCACGCCGCTGCTCTGCGTGACGAAGACAGACCTCGCCGACCCTGCACCGTTCCTGGCGAACTTCGCCGGACTCGATCTGCCGGTGTTCCTCAGCACAACGGGCGCGGGCGGCGATCACGCCGACGCGGTGGACGGCATCCCGCTCGACGAGCTCTTCCACGCCCTCGCCGGCCACGACACCGTGGCCGTCGGGCACTCCGGAGTGGGCAAGTCCACGCTCGTGAACGCGCTCGTGCCCGACGCGCATCGCGCCACCGGGCACGTCAACGAGGTCACCGGGCGCGGCAGGCACACCTCGTCGTCGACGATCTCGCTGAGGCTGCGCACGCCCTATGGCGACGGCTGGATCATCGACACGCCTGGCGTGCGCTCCTTCGGGCTCGGACACGTCGACCGGGCGAACATCCTCAAGGCCTTCACCGACCTCGCGGCGATCGCCGAGAACTGTCCGCGCGGCTGCACGCATCTGCCCGACGCCCCCGACTGCGCGATCATCGAGGCGGTGGATGCCGGTGAGCTCGGCGAGCTGGGCCCGGCGCGCCTCGACTCCCTGCAGCGCCTGCTCGCCACCTTCGCCTGA
- a CDS encoding sigma-70 family RNA polymerase sigma factor → MSTPLEEPAKNPAALFEEQALPFMDQLYAAALRMTRNPADAQDLVQETFVKAYAAFGQFKQGTNLKAWLYRILTNTFINTYRKKQREPYQNAIDDLEDWQLGGAASTTSTITRSAEAEAIDHLPDSDVKNALQSIPEDFRLAVYLADVEGFSYQEIADIMKTPIGTVMSRLHRGRRMLRELLTDYARERGLSAVQKADGESVAGTRGSRVAQDTGSTR, encoded by the coding sequence ATGTCGACCCCACTCGAGGAACCGGCCAAGAATCCGGCCGCACTGTTCGAGGAGCAGGCGCTCCCGTTCATGGACCAGCTGTACGCAGCGGCGCTGCGCATGACGCGCAACCCCGCCGACGCCCAAGACCTCGTTCAAGAGACGTTCGTCAAGGCGTATGCGGCATTCGGGCAGTTCAAGCAGGGCACGAACCTGAAGGCCTGGCTGTACCGCATCCTCACGAACACGTTCATCAACACGTATCGCAAGAAGCAGCGCGAGCCGTACCAGAACGCGATCGACGACCTCGAGGACTGGCAGCTCGGTGGCGCCGCGTCGACCACCTCGACGATCACGCGCTCGGCCGAGGCCGAGGCGATCGACCATCTGCCCGACTCCGACGTGAAGAACGCGTTGCAGTCGATTCCCGAAGACTTCCGGCTGGCCGTGTATCTGGCCGACGTCGAGGGCTTCTCCTATCAGGAGATCGCCGACATCATGAAGACCCCGATCGGCACCGTGATGAGCCGTCTGCACCGTGGCAGGCGGATGCTTCGCGAGCTGCTGACCGACTACGCGCGCGAGCGCGGGCTGAGCGCGGTGCAGAAGGCCGACGGAGAATCCGTCGCCGGCACCCGCGGAAGCCGTGTCGCGCAAGACACCGGGAGCACCAGATGA
- a CDS encoding zf-HC2 domain-containing protein — protein MTDCGCTKAKKDLEEYLHNELQADDAADIREHLANCPDCESEVHVGIVLTEVVQRACKETAPEELRVQVLTQLRSIQATHLS, from the coding sequence ATGACCGACTGCGGCTGCACCAAAGCCAAGAAGGACCTCGAAGAATACCTGCACAACGAGTTGCAGGCCGACGATGCTGCGGACATCAGAGAGCACCTGGCGAACTGCCCGGACTGCGAGAGCGAAGTGCATGTCGGCATCGTGCTGACGGAGGTCGTGCAGCGGGCGTGCAAGGAGACGGCTCCCGAGGAGCTGAGGGTGCAGGTGCTGACGCAGCTGCGGAGCATCCAGGCGACGCACCTGAGCTGA